One genomic window of Providencia hangzhouensis includes the following:
- the ftsW gene encoding cell division protein FtsW — protein MTIPGAMRLKNWVIGEKNGVISGSTLYDRTLVWLAFGLAAVGFIMVTSASMPVGQRLTEDPFYFAKRDVVYIVIAFILALGVMRIPMAVWEKYNFILLMVSLGMLVVVLVAGSSVNGASRWIDIGLVKIQPAEISKFTLFCYVSSYLVRKSDEVRTRFLGFIKPMCILIVMASLLLLQPDLGTVIVLVVTTLGLLFLAGARLAPFIIGIAACAVGVLALIWFEPYRLRRVTSFLNPWDDPFGSGYQLTQSLMAFGRGEVFGQGLGNSVQKLEYLPEAHTDFIFSVLAEELGYFGVVLVLLMVFMLAFRAMMIGRRALMSNQLFGGYLACSIGIWFTFQALVNVGAASGMLPTKGLTLPLISYGGSSLLVMAAAIAILLRIDFETRLEKAQAFVRSTK, from the coding sequence ATGACGATACCGGGTGCGATGCGTTTAAAAAATTGGGTCATTGGTGAAAAAAATGGCGTGATTTCAGGCTCAACGCTTTACGACCGTACATTAGTGTGGTTGGCATTCGGTTTAGCCGCAGTGGGTTTTATCATGGTTACATCCGCTTCCATGCCAGTTGGCCAACGCTTAACAGAAGACCCGTTCTATTTCGCTAAGCGTGATGTGGTGTATATCGTTATCGCATTTATTTTAGCGTTGGGTGTCATGCGTATCCCGATGGCAGTTTGGGAAAAGTACAATTTCATTTTGTTGATGGTTTCACTTGGCATGCTAGTGGTGGTGCTGGTTGCAGGAAGTTCAGTTAACGGGGCATCACGCTGGATAGACATCGGTTTGGTAAAAATTCAACCAGCAGAAATTTCGAAATTTACGTTGTTTTGCTATGTGTCCAGTTACTTGGTGCGTAAATCCGATGAAGTCAGAACCCGTTTTCTTGGCTTTATTAAACCGATGTGTATTTTGATTGTTATGGCGTCATTGCTTTTATTACAGCCTGACTTAGGGACCGTTATCGTATTAGTGGTTACCACTCTGGGATTGTTATTTTTAGCGGGCGCAAGGTTAGCGCCGTTTATTATTGGTATTGCCGCTTGCGCAGTGGGGGTATTGGCTTTGATTTGGTTCGAGCCGTACCGCTTACGTCGTGTCACATCGTTTTTGAACCCGTGGGATGACCCGTTTGGCAGTGGTTATCAGCTAACCCAATCTTTAATGGCTTTTGGTCGTGGTGAAGTGTTTGGGCAAGGGCTTGGTAATTCAGTACAAAAATTAGAGTATTTGCCAGAAGCACACACAGACTTTATTTTCTCGGTTTTAGCTGAGGAACTCGGGTACTTTGGCGTGGTATTGGTTCTGTTGATGGTCTTTATGTTGGCATTTAGAGCAATGATGATTGGCCGTCGCGCATTGATGTCAAACCAATTATTCGGTGGTTATTTAGCTTGTTCAATTGGTATTTGGTTTACCTTCCAAGCCTTAGTTAACGTTGGGGCTGCATCCGGTATGTTACCGACAAAAGGGTTAACATTGCCATTAATTAGTTATGGTGGTTCGAGTTTACTGGTAATGGCTGCTGCCATTGCGATATTACTGAGAATTGATTTTGAAACACGCCTTGAAAAAGCGCAGGCGTTTGTAAGGAGCACTAAATGA
- the murE gene encoding UDP-N-acetylmuramoyl-L-alanyl-D-glutamate--2,6-diaminopimelate ligase encodes MADRNLCDLLSPFGVSTTPISLREMTLDSRKAAAGDLFIAIKGHQSDGRHYIPQAIAQGVSAVIAEAEGEAVEGEVRFVHGVPVIYLNDLNNRLSALAGEFYHQPSAKMKLVGVTGTNGKTTTTQLIAQWAQGLGETSAVMGTVGNGLLGHVSPSENTTGSAVDIQLELTQLLNQKATLTAMEVSSHGLVQGRVADLQFDAAVFTNLSRDHLDYHGDMESYEAAKWLLFSTHNTKSQIINADDAIGLKWLQRIPQACAVTMENKIPQDWQGPWLKATEVEYHDKGATIHFDSSWGNGDFESPLMGAFNVSNLLVAMATLLMMDYPLNKLLAATSSLSPVCGRMEVFSAPNKPTVVVDYAHTPDALEKALAAARLHCKGQLWCVFGCGGDRDKGKRPLMGAAAEEYADKIVITDDNPRSEDPIDIINDIMAGLLDSSRALAIPGRPEAVTNTILQASPDDVIVIAGKGHEDYQIIGQRKLDYSDRLTVARLLGVIA; translated from the coding sequence GTGGCAGATCGTAATCTTTGTGACCTACTCTCACCCTTTGGTGTGAGCACAACTCCAATCTCACTGCGTGAGATGACGCTAGACAGTCGAAAGGCTGCCGCGGGCGATCTGTTTATTGCAATAAAAGGTCATCAATCGGATGGGCGACACTATATTCCTCAAGCGATTGCTCAAGGGGTTTCCGCTGTAATAGCAGAGGCGGAAGGTGAAGCCGTTGAAGGCGAAGTTCGTTTCGTTCATGGCGTACCTGTTATTTATTTGAATGACCTGAATAACCGTTTATCTGCACTGGCCGGTGAGTTTTACCACCAACCTTCTGCAAAAATGAAACTCGTTGGTGTGACGGGGACTAACGGTAAAACCACCACCACACAATTAATTGCTCAATGGGCTCAAGGGCTAGGGGAAACCAGTGCAGTAATGGGAACCGTGGGTAATGGCCTATTAGGCCATGTGTCACCAAGCGAAAATACCACGGGCTCTGCGGTAGATATTCAACTTGAATTGACCCAGTTATTGAACCAAAAAGCAACATTAACAGCGATGGAAGTTTCTTCCCATGGATTAGTACAAGGCCGTGTCGCAGACTTACAGTTTGATGCCGCTGTGTTCACTAATTTAAGCCGTGATCACCTTGATTATCACGGCGATATGGAAAGCTATGAAGCCGCGAAATGGTTATTGTTTTCCACACATAATACAAAATCGCAAATTATCAATGCGGATGATGCGATTGGTTTGAAATGGCTGCAGCGTATACCACAAGCGTGCGCGGTGACCATGGAAAACAAAATTCCTCAAGATTGGCAAGGCCCATGGTTAAAAGCAACGGAAGTTGAATACCACGACAAAGGCGCCACTATCCATTTTGATTCCTCGTGGGGAAATGGTGACTTTGAAAGCCCATTGATGGGAGCATTTAATGTCAGCAACTTATTAGTGGCAATGGCAACTTTGCTGATGATGGACTATCCGTTAAACAAACTGCTGGCTGCTACATCTTCATTGTCACCAGTTTGCGGCCGTATGGAAGTGTTTAGTGCACCGAATAAACCGACAGTTGTTGTTGATTATGCGCATACTCCCGATGCCTTAGAAAAAGCCTTAGCGGCAGCACGCTTACATTGCAAAGGGCAATTATGGTGTGTATTTGGTTGCGGTGGTGACCGTGACAAAGGTAAGCGCCCTCTGATGGGAGCCGCAGCAGAAGAATATGCAGATAAAATCGTGATCACAGATGACAACCCGCGCAGCGAAGACCCTATCGATATTATTAATGACATCATGGCTGGACTATTAGATTCCAGCCGTGCCTTGGCCATTCCAGGTCGTCCAGAAGCAGTGACAAACACCATTTTGCAGGCATCTCCTGATGATGTGATTGTGATTGCCGGCAAAGGTCATGAAGATTATCAAATTATTGGTCAGCGCAAGCTAGATTACTCCGACCGTTTAACGGTGGCACGTTTGTTGGGGGTAATCGCATGA
- the mraY gene encoding phospho-N-acetylmuramoyl-pentapeptide-transferase, with protein MLVWLAEMLVHKFSVLNVFSYLTFRAIVGLLTALAIALWMGPHLIAYLQKMQIGQVVRNEGPESHFSKRGTPTMGGLLILFSITVSTLLWARLDNPYVWCVLLVLVGYGIVGFVDDYRKVVRKDTRGLIARWKYFWQSVIALIVAFSMYAIGKDTPATQLVVPFFKDVMPQLGMLYILLTYFVIVGTSNAVNLTDGLDGLAIMPTVFVAAGFALVAWATGNVNFASYLHIPFLPHAGELVIVCTAIVGAGLGFLWFNTYPAQVFMGDVGSLALGGALGTIAVLLRQEFLLVIMGGVFVVETLSVILQVGSFKLRGQRIFRMAPIHHHYELKGWPEPRVIVRFWIISLMLVLIGLATLKVR; from the coding sequence ATGTTAGTCTGGCTTGCCGAAATGTTAGTCCACAAGTTTTCTGTTCTGAACGTCTTTTCTTATTTGACGTTCAGGGCTATTGTCGGTTTGCTGACGGCACTCGCCATTGCTCTGTGGATGGGGCCTCATTTAATTGCTTATCTGCAGAAAATGCAAATTGGTCAAGTCGTTCGTAACGAAGGCCCTGAGTCTCACTTTAGTAAGCGTGGGACCCCAACTATGGGCGGGTTATTGATTTTATTTTCAATTACCGTTTCAACATTGTTATGGGCTCGATTAGACAACCCTTACGTTTGGTGTGTACTACTCGTGCTAGTCGGGTATGGCATTGTCGGTTTTGTTGACGACTACCGGAAAGTGGTTCGTAAAGACACTCGTGGCTTAATCGCGCGTTGGAAATATTTCTGGCAATCCGTGATTGCGTTAATTGTTGCCTTTTCCATGTACGCGATTGGTAAAGATACCCCAGCAACTCAGTTAGTTGTACCATTTTTCAAAGACGTAATGCCACAACTGGGCATGCTGTATATTTTGCTGACCTATTTTGTGATTGTTGGAACCAGTAACGCAGTAAACCTAACAGATGGCTTGGATGGCTTAGCTATCATGCCAACGGTATTTGTTGCCGCAGGTTTTGCATTAGTGGCATGGGCAACAGGTAACGTCAACTTTGCCAGTTACTTACATATTCCATTTTTACCCCATGCAGGTGAACTGGTGATTGTCTGTACTGCCATTGTGGGGGCAGGGTTAGGTTTCTTATGGTTTAACACATACCCAGCGCAAGTATTTATGGGCGATGTCGGCTCATTGGCGCTTGGAGGTGCACTGGGGACTATTGCGGTATTACTGCGCCAAGAGTTTTTATTAGTGATTATGGGCGGTGTGTTCGTCGTTGAGACGCTGTCAGTTATTTTACAAGTCGGTTCATTTAAATTGCGTGGACAACGTATTTTCCGTATGGCACCAATTCACCACCATTATGAATTGAAGGGTTGGCCAGAACCACGTGTTATCGTGCGTTTCTGGATTATCTCGTTAATGCTAGTCCTGATTGGGCTGGCAACCTTGAAGGTGCGTTAA
- the murF gene encoding UDP-N-acetylmuramoyl-tripeptide--D-alanyl-D-alanine ligase, with amino-acid sequence MIPLTLVQLAQITQGQIESAPDTNVLISSVSTDSRKIAENCLFIALKGERFDAHDFAQQVVVAGAKALLVERKLNVDCPQVIVKDSRIAMGQLAAWVRQQSRARIVGLTGSSGKTSVKEMTASILSERGKTLYTAGNLNNDIGVPLTLFRLTNDDEFAVIEMGANHPNEIAYTTNIVKPEAALVNNLFAAHLAGFGSPEGVATAKGEIYQGVPEEGTAIVNLDSYSEKWQFQPRQTVWYYSLTSQAKADFYPSDIQVKQLTTDFVLHTPVGSVDITLSLPGRHNIANVLAASALAISVGASLEDIKNGIAKTQAVPGRLYPVRLSEHKVVLDDTYNANDGSMIAAIQVLEKMPGYRILVVGDMGELGDYAEDCHQRVGVAAKQAGLDKVFSVGQLSELISQFSECGEHFTVKADLLTRLIPLAQQKDVVSILVKGSRSSAMEDVVNALKECFEC; translated from the coding sequence ATGATCCCTTTAACACTCGTTCAACTGGCACAGATTACCCAAGGGCAGATTGAGTCTGCTCCAGATACCAATGTTTTGATTAGCTCTGTTAGTACCGATAGCCGTAAAATTGCTGAAAATTGCCTATTTATTGCCTTAAAAGGTGAACGCTTTGACGCCCATGATTTCGCACAACAAGTGGTGGTTGCGGGAGCTAAAGCGTTACTTGTTGAGCGCAAGCTGAATGTAGATTGCCCTCAAGTTATCGTGAAAGACTCGCGTATTGCGATGGGCCAATTGGCTGCATGGGTTCGTCAGCAGAGCAGAGCTCGAATCGTTGGCTTGACGGGCTCTTCGGGCAAAACATCTGTTAAAGAAATGACCGCATCCATTTTATCTGAGCGCGGTAAAACCTTATATACCGCCGGTAATTTAAACAACGATATTGGTGTGCCTTTGACACTATTTCGTTTAACAAATGATGATGAATTCGCTGTGATAGAAATGGGTGCTAATCACCCAAATGAAATCGCCTACACAACCAATATTGTTAAACCAGAAGCGGCGTTAGTTAACAATTTATTTGCTGCGCACTTAGCGGGCTTTGGTTCACCGGAAGGGGTTGCGACAGCCAAAGGTGAAATTTATCAAGGTGTTCCAGAAGAAGGAACCGCAATTGTTAACCTTGATAGCTACAGTGAAAAATGGCAGTTTCAGCCACGCCAAACTGTTTGGTATTACTCGCTAACTTCACAAGCAAAAGCGGATTTCTATCCTTCTGATATTCAAGTGAAACAGCTAACAACAGATTTTGTGTTACATACCCCTGTTGGTAGTGTCGATATCACCTTGTCATTACCAGGGCGGCATAACATTGCTAATGTGTTAGCGGCAAGTGCATTGGCGATTTCTGTCGGCGCTAGCCTAGAAGATATCAAAAACGGCATAGCAAAAACGCAAGCGGTACCTGGGCGTTTATACCCTGTGCGCTTGAGTGAACACAAAGTGGTATTAGATGACACTTATAACGCCAATGATGGCTCAATGATCGCAGCAATTCAGGTCCTCGAAAAAATGCCGGGTTACCGCATCTTAGTGGTAGGGGATATGGGGGAACTGGGTGATTATGCCGAAGATTGCCACCAACGTGTAGGTGTTGCCGCTAAGCAGGCGGGTTTAGATAAGGTATTCAGTGTTGGTCAGTTAAGTGAGTTGATCAGCCAATTTAGTGAGTGTGGTGAGCACTTCACAGTGAAAGCAGATTTATTAACCCGACTAATTCCGCTAGCGCAGCAGAAGGACGTTGTTTCTATTTTAGTTAAAGGTTCACGCAGCTCCGCGATGGAAGATGTTGTGAATGCATTGAAGGAGTGCTTCGAATGTTAG
- the ftsI gene encoding peptidoglycan glycosyltransferase FtsI, whose product MKAPKTAKNKKQEESTSFVRWRFILLCGCIVLALAGLLTRVAYLQIIAPEKLVKEGDMRSLRVQEVATSRGMISDREGRQLAVSVPVNAIWADPKEVFEKGGISNDEHWKALADALEIPLEQITSKISANPRGRFVYLARQVNPSIGDYVKKLKIPGIYLRKESRRYYPSGPVTAHLLGVTNIDGEGIEGVEKSFDRWLKGAPGERTVRKDRNGRVIETISSIDSQAAHNLTLSIDERIQSIVYRELTRGVQENKAESGVAILVDVHTGEILAMANSPSYNPNNLTGTSMDAMRNRAITDIFEPGSTVKPMVVMSALHNKIIKENSVINTYPYRISGHEIKDVARYAELTITGILQKSSNVGVSKLALAMPATELVDVYSRFGFGKPTNLGLVGESSGIFPSKKTRWSDLERATFSFGYGQMVTPLQLARAYATIGSFGIYRPLSITKVDPPVPGTRVFPEPIMRTVVHMMESVALPGGGGARAAIKGYRIAIKTGTAKKVGPEGRYVNKYLAYAAGVAPASNPRYALVVLINEPSAGKYYGGAVSAPVFGSIMGGVLRLMNVEPDALQPNEQNEIVNSQKEVKSGRS is encoded by the coding sequence ATGAAAGCACCAAAAACAGCGAAAAATAAGAAACAAGAAGAGAGTACCAGCTTTGTCCGCTGGCGCTTTATTTTGCTGTGCGGATGCATTGTCTTAGCGTTAGCAGGGTTGCTAACGCGGGTGGCTTATCTGCAAATTATTGCGCCAGAGAAACTGGTGAAAGAAGGCGATATGCGCTCTTTACGAGTGCAAGAAGTTGCGACATCACGAGGAATGATTAGCGACCGAGAAGGGCGGCAACTTGCCGTGAGTGTGCCAGTCAATGCGATCTGGGCAGACCCCAAAGAGGTGTTTGAAAAAGGGGGAATAAGCAATGACGAACACTGGAAAGCACTGGCAGACGCACTTGAAATTCCATTAGAACAAATTACGAGCAAAATATCGGCCAATCCAAGAGGCCGTTTTGTGTATTTAGCGCGCCAAGTTAACCCATCTATTGGTGATTACGTTAAAAAATTAAAAATACCGGGTATTTACTTACGCAAAGAATCTCGTCGTTATTACCCATCAGGCCCAGTTACCGCTCACTTGTTGGGGGTAACAAACATTGATGGTGAAGGGATTGAAGGCGTCGAAAAAAGCTTTGACCGTTGGTTAAAAGGTGCGCCGGGTGAACGTACAGTCCGTAAAGACCGTAATGGGCGAGTGATTGAAACCATTTCGTCTATTGACAGCCAAGCTGCGCATAATCTGACATTAAGCATTGATGAACGTATTCAATCCATTGTTTACCGTGAATTAACACGTGGCGTGCAGGAAAATAAAGCGGAATCGGGGGTGGCAATTTTAGTTGATGTTCATACCGGTGAAATTTTAGCAATGGCGAATAGCCCATCCTATAACCCAAATAACTTAACGGGTACATCAATGGATGCGATGCGTAACCGCGCCATTACGGATATTTTTGAGCCGGGCTCAACAGTAAAACCTATGGTGGTAATGAGTGCGCTACATAACAAAATTATTAAAGAAAACTCAGTAATTAATACTTATCCGTATCGTATTAGTGGTCATGAGATCAAAGACGTAGCACGATACGCTGAGTTAACTATTACTGGGATTTTACAGAAGTCGAGTAACGTAGGTGTTTCAAAACTTGCGTTAGCGATGCCTGCCACTGAGCTGGTGGATGTGTATAGCCGCTTTGGGTTTGGCAAGCCGACTAATCTGGGGTTAGTCGGGGAAAGTAGTGGCATCTTTCCAAGTAAAAAAACACGGTGGTCTGATTTAGAAAGGGCCACCTTTTCTTTTGGCTACGGGCAAATGGTAACACCGTTACAGTTAGCGCGAGCCTATGCAACGATAGGGAGTTTCGGTATTTACCGGCCTCTATCAATCACTAAAGTTGACCCTCCCGTGCCAGGGACGCGTGTTTTTCCTGAGCCAATTATGCGTACTGTGGTGCATATGATGGAGAGTGTAGCTCTACCCGGCGGCGGGGGAGCTCGAGCAGCCATTAAAGGCTATCGCATTGCCATTAAAACCGGTACAGCAAAAAAAGTGGGCCCTGAAGGGCGCTATGTTAATAAATATTTAGCTTATGCCGCAGGTGTTGCGCCTGCGAGTAATCCACGCTATGCGTTAGTTGTGCTTATCAATGAGCCAAGTGCAGGTAAATACTATGGTGGTGCGGTTTCTGCCCCCGTATTTGGCTCAATCATGGGTGGGGTCTTGCGGTTGATGAATGTTGAACCCGATGCATTGCAACCAAACGAACAAAATGAAATCGTAAATAGTCAAAAAGAGGTTAAAAGTGGCAGATCGTAA
- the murD gene encoding UDP-N-acetylmuramoyl-L-alanine--D-glutamate ligase: protein MVDYQGKNVVIIGLGITGLSCVHFFLERGVVPRVMDTRAVPPGVDKLPENVECHSGSLNNNWLQAADLIVASPGIALATPQLQQAAENGIEIVGDIELFCREADAPIVAITGSNGKSTVTSLVGEMAKAAGISVGVGGNIGTPALSLLNAGHHLYVLELSSFQLETTSSLEATAATVLNISEDHMDRYPLGLEQYREAKLKIYHNAQNCIVNVQDILTLPANHTLDECISFGLNSGDYFFDTQKRVLVAQGKELLDVNEMHLTGQHNYLNALAALALADAVDIPRPACLQVLKEYAGLAHRFELVLFNNGVRWINDSKATNVGSTEAALNGLHVNGNIYLLLGGDGKSADFSPLKQYIAADNYRLYCFGRDGKALADMAPEKSVLTETMEQSLRQIAPQLKAGDMVLLSPACASLDQFKSFEQRGTVFAQLAQELG from the coding sequence ATGGTTGATTATCAGGGTAAGAACGTCGTTATTATTGGGCTGGGGATCACCGGCCTATCTTGCGTTCACTTTTTCCTTGAGCGCGGCGTGGTGCCTCGCGTTATGGATACCCGTGCAGTACCGCCTGGTGTAGATAAACTCCCAGAAAATGTAGAATGCCATAGTGGTAGTTTGAATAATAACTGGTTACAGGCCGCCGATTTAATTGTTGCTAGTCCAGGAATTGCGTTAGCGACCCCTCAATTACAGCAGGCTGCAGAAAATGGCATCGAAATTGTGGGTGATATCGAATTATTTTGCCGTGAAGCGGATGCACCGATTGTCGCGATTACAGGTTCAAATGGTAAAAGCACTGTCACGTCATTGGTTGGCGAAATGGCTAAAGCAGCGGGTATTTCAGTTGGTGTAGGTGGCAACATTGGTACGCCAGCACTTTCATTACTCAATGCAGGGCATCATCTGTACGTTTTAGAACTTTCAAGCTTCCAATTAGAAACCACCTCAAGCCTAGAAGCGACCGCCGCGACAGTCTTAAATATTAGTGAAGATCATATGGATAGATATCCATTAGGTCTAGAACAGTACCGTGAAGCGAAATTAAAAATTTATCACAATGCTCAAAACTGCATTGTTAACGTACAAGATATACTGACCTTACCCGCTAATCATACTTTGGATGAATGCATTAGCTTTGGCTTAAATAGTGGTGATTATTTCTTTGATACCCAAAAACGGGTATTAGTGGCTCAAGGAAAAGAGCTATTAGATGTCAATGAAATGCACTTAACTGGCCAACACAATTACCTTAATGCGTTAGCCGCGTTAGCATTGGCGGATGCAGTGGATATTCCTCGTCCAGCTTGCCTTCAAGTATTGAAAGAATATGCGGGGTTAGCACATCGTTTCGAATTAGTGTTATTCAATAACGGTGTTCGCTGGATTAATGACTCTAAAGCCACAAATGTTGGAAGTACAGAAGCGGCATTAAATGGGTTACACGTGAATGGCAATATCTATTTATTATTAGGTGGGGATGGCAAGTCAGCCGATTTTTCACCATTAAAACAATATATTGCTGCGGATAACTACCGCTTATATTGCTTTGGTCGTGATGGGAAAGCATTAGCTGATATGGCACCTGAAAAATCAGTATTGACTGAGACTATGGAACAAAGCTTACGCCAAATTGCGCCACAATTAAAAGCGGGGGACATGGTGCTGTTATCCCCTGCATGTGCCAGTTTGGATCAGTTTAAAAGTTTTGAGCAGCGTGGAACTGTCTTTGCTCAATTAGCCCAGGAGTTAGGTTAA
- the murG gene encoding undecaprenyldiphospho-muramoylpentapeptide beta-N-acetylglucosaminyltransferase codes for MSQAKKLLVMAGGTGGHVFPGLAVAHYLQAQGWEIRWLGTADRMEATLVPKHGIDIEFIQISGLRGKGIAAQLGAPWRIYKAIRQAKTIIKRYQPDAVLGMGGYVSGPGGIAAWQCGVPVVLHEQNGIAGLTNKWLSRIAKRVLQAFPGAFPDAPVVGNPVREDVLALPAPQERLAGREGAIRVLVVGGSQGARILNQVMPLVAEKVGKQLNIWHQAGKGSKESTEALYNEHMQVSVNSEYKVTEFIDDMAQAYAWADIVVCRSGALTVSEIAAAGLPAIFVPFQHKDRQQYWNALPLEKAGAAKILEQSQFTADAVASLLGQWDRNELLSMAEKAHSCAITDATERVAAVICEVAK; via the coding sequence ATGAGTCAGGCAAAGAAATTACTCGTCATGGCAGGTGGAACTGGAGGACATGTTTTTCCAGGTTTAGCCGTGGCACATTATTTGCAGGCTCAAGGGTGGGAAATCCGTTGGTTAGGCACGGCTGACCGAATGGAAGCAACATTAGTGCCTAAACACGGTATCGATATTGAATTTATTCAAATTTCTGGCCTCAGGGGTAAAGGCATTGCCGCCCAACTGGGGGCGCCATGGCGTATTTATAAAGCGATTCGCCAAGCAAAAACAATTATCAAGCGTTATCAGCCAGATGCTGTATTAGGCATGGGAGGCTATGTTTCGGGGCCCGGTGGTATTGCGGCATGGCAATGTGGTGTACCCGTTGTGCTTCATGAACAAAATGGTATTGCAGGGTTAACGAATAAATGGCTATCTCGAATTGCAAAAAGAGTATTACAAGCCTTTCCGGGGGCATTTCCTGACGCACCAGTTGTAGGGAATCCAGTACGGGAAGATGTTTTGGCTCTACCTGCACCACAGGAACGTTTAGCAGGCCGAGAAGGCGCTATACGCGTATTGGTTGTCGGTGGTAGCCAAGGGGCACGGATTTTAAATCAAGTGATGCCTCTGGTTGCTGAAAAAGTAGGCAAACAGTTAAATATCTGGCATCAAGCGGGAAAAGGCAGTAAGGAATCGACAGAAGCATTGTATAATGAGCACATGCAAGTTTCAGTCAATTCTGAGTATAAAGTTACTGAATTTATTGATGATATGGCGCAAGCTTACGCATGGGCAGATATTGTTGTTTGTCGGTCTGGCGCACTAACCGTAAGTGAAATTGCAGCCGCAGGTTTACCGGCTATTTTTGTTCCTTTTCAACATAAAGACCGTCAACAGTATTGGAACGCATTACCGCTAGAAAAAGCGGGGGCGGCTAAAATTTTAGAACAGTCACAATTTACCGCAGATGCTGTGGCGAGCTTATTAGGGCAATGGGACAGAAACGAATTACTCTCAATGGCTGAAAAAGCACATAGTTGTGCAATTACTGATGCAACAGAGCGAGTTGCTGCCGTGATTTGTGAAGTGGCTAAATAA
- the murC gene encoding UDP-N-acetylmuramate--L-alanine ligase, with protein sequence MNTQQLAKLRTSVPEMRRVRHIHFVGIGGAGMGGIAEVLANEGYEISGSDLAPNAVTQQLTALGATIYFNHRPENVENASVVVVSTAISSENPEIQAAKELRIPVIRRAEMLAELMRYRHGIAVAGTHGKTTTTAMISGIYAQAGLDPTFVNGGLVKSAGTHARLGSSRYLIAEADESDASFLHLQPLVAVVTNIEADHMDTYQGDFDNLTNTFINFLHNLPFYGRAVMCIDDPVIRSLLPKIGRYITTYGFSEDADVRITQYEQKGNQGFFTIARENMPELTVVLNAPGRHNALNATAAVAVATEEGIDDLHILSALVEFQGTGRRFDFLGNFPLRNVNGKEGEVMLVDDYGHHPTEVDATIKAARAGWPDKRIVMVFQPHRYTRTRDLYDDFVNILGQVDVLLMLDVYSAGEKHVPGADSRSLCRSIRGRGQIDPIYVADIEQIPHILAQTLDENDLILVQGAGNIGKIAKSLAEAKLQPPMIEE encoded by the coding sequence GTGAATACACAACAATTAGCGAAATTAAGAACATCAGTGCCAGAAATGAGAAGAGTCAGGCACATCCATTTTGTCGGCATCGGCGGTGCTGGCATGGGTGGTATCGCTGAAGTGTTGGCAAATGAAGGCTATGAAATTAGTGGTTCAGATTTAGCACCGAATGCAGTGACTCAACAACTAACTGCATTAGGGGCAACGATTTACTTTAATCACCGTCCAGAGAACGTTGAAAATGCCAGTGTTGTCGTCGTATCAACAGCGATCTCAAGTGAGAACCCAGAAATTCAAGCCGCCAAAGAATTGCGTATTCCTGTTATTCGTCGTGCAGAAATGTTAGCGGAATTAATGCGTTATCGTCATGGTATTGCCGTTGCAGGTACCCACGGGAAAACCACTACGACAGCAATGATTTCTGGGATTTATGCACAAGCAGGCCTTGACCCCACATTTGTGAATGGGGGATTGGTTAAATCAGCAGGAACGCATGCACGTTTAGGTAGTAGCCGCTACTTGATCGCAGAAGCCGATGAAAGCGATGCTTCATTCTTGCATTTGCAACCGTTAGTTGCCGTTGTGACCAATATCGAAGCAGACCATATGGATACTTACCAAGGTGACTTCGATAATTTAACGAATACGTTCATTAATTTCTTGCACAATTTGCCATTTTACGGGCGCGCAGTGATGTGTATTGATGATCCAGTCATTCGTTCGTTACTACCCAAAATTGGCCGCTATATCACCACTTATGGTTTTAGTGAAGACGCTGATGTGCGTATCACGCAATATGAGCAAAAAGGAAATCAAGGCTTTTTCACTATTGCCCGTGAAAATATGCCAGAACTGACGGTGGTTCTAAATGCACCAGGGCGTCACAATGCTCTCAATGCGACAGCCGCAGTGGCGGTCGCCACAGAAGAAGGTATTGACGATTTACATATTTTATCTGCACTAGTTGAATTTCAAGGAACAGGGCGTCGCTTTGATTTCCTAGGGAATTTCCCTCTGCGAAATGTGAATGGCAAAGAGGGTGAAGTGATGCTAGTCGATGACTATGGTCATCACCCAACCGAAGTGGATGCAACGATTAAAGCCGCGAGAGCAGGCTGGCCAGATAAGCGTATTGTAATGGTATTCCAACCGCATCGCTATACTCGTACTCGTGACTTATACGATGATTTTGTTAACATTTTGGGGCAGGTTGATGTGCTGCTAATGTTAGACGTATATTCAGCGGGCGAAAAGCATGTACCAGGTGCGGATAGCCGCTCATTGTGCCGCTCAATTCGTGGTCGTGGTCAGATTGATCCTATTTATGTTGCAGATATTGAACAAATTCCACATATTTTAGCTCAAACTCTTGATGAAAATGATTTAATTTTAGTTCAAGGCGCAGGAAATATTGGTAAAATAGCCAAAAGCCTAGCAGAAGCAAAATTACAGCCACCGATGATTGAGGAATAA